Proteins found in one Helicobacter sp. NHP19-003 genomic segment:
- a CDS encoding biopolymer transporter ExbD has protein sequence MDFEVWDNDKPELNITPLVDIMLVLLAILMVTTPTITYKENIQLPHGSKNARASKTQFLEVRMDLAGKIYVNERTYSLANFADSFQLWAKQLDKSMAVHVRADKRLTYDKIIYLLKSLREAGFYKVSLVTSA, from the coding sequence ATGGATTTTGAAGTTTGGGATAATGACAAACCCGAACTCAACATCACCCCTTTGGTGGATATCATGTTGGTACTTTTAGCAATCTTGATGGTCACCACGCCCACGATCACCTATAAAGAAAACATCCAGCTTCCACACGGCTCTAAAAACGCCCGTGCGTCCAAAACCCAATTTTTAGAGGTGCGTATGGACTTAGCGGGCAAGATTTATGTCAATGAGCGCACCTACTCACTCGCCAATTTTGCCGACTCGTTCCAACTGTGGGCAAAACAGCTGGACAAGAGCATGGCCGTGCATGTACGGGCGGACAAACGCCTCACTTACGACAAAATCATTTATCTTCTCAAGAGCCTTAGAGAAGCGGGGTTTTACAAGGTTTCTCTAGTTACAAGTGCCTGA